From one Paenibacillus sp. FSL K6-1330 genomic stretch:
- a CDS encoding PAS domain-containing protein, which yields MNENQQLLESYFPIASFIAAIIGPQCEVVVHDISDPERSIIFIENGHISGRRVGDASTDLVLKILKAEAYREEQFIANYKASSARGQTFRSSTYFIKNGSGELVGLMCLNIDITHMEVAADWINSILQGGSLTPPAALDASKEEKPSTEYLQGNVDDLLQHIVQTVLSKISIPADRLSSNEKIEIVKELNEQGVFLLKGGVSKVAAALSISEPTVYRYLQKLK from the coding sequence ATGAATGAAAACCAGCAGCTGCTTGAAAGCTATTTTCCGATTGCCTCTTTTATCGCGGCGATCATCGGACCTCAATGCGAGGTGGTTGTGCACGATATCAGCGATCCGGAACGCTCCATCATTTTTATCGAGAATGGCCATATTAGCGGACGCCGGGTCGGTGATGCATCCACAGACCTCGTATTGAAAATTTTGAAGGCTGAGGCCTACAGAGAAGAGCAGTTCATCGCGAACTACAAAGCTTCCAGCGCCCGTGGTCAGACTTTTCGATCTTCGACGTATTTTATTAAAAACGGCAGCGGCGAGCTGGTCGGTCTGATGTGCCTAAACATCGACATTACGCATATGGAGGTTGCGGCCGACTGGATCAATAGCATTTTGCAGGGAGGATCGCTGACGCCGCCAGCAGCTCTTGATGCATCCAAGGAGGAGAAACCGTCCACCGAATATCTGCAGGGGAACGTGGACGATTTGCTGCAGCATATCGTCCAGACCGTCCTTAGCAAAATCAGCATTCCGGCGGACCGTTTATCTTCTAACGAGAAGATCGAGATTGTGAAGGAATTGAATGAGCAGGGGGTATTTCTGCTGAAGGGCGGAGTATCCAAGGTTGCCGCGGCTTTATCCATATCGGAGCCTACCGTGTATCGCTATTTGCAGAAGCTGAAATAA
- a CDS encoding MalY/PatB family protein codes for MTFNFDKMVSRFGTNSAKWDGMAQSMGSDMIALSVADMDLPAPPMVVDKVAEAARHGIYGYTDPFPPYFEAVRTWLDKAYDWQVEPEWIVFCPRIVQAVSVIIQKFTETGDRILVHTPVYQPIAKAVTLNDRVLVESPLKLADGRYEIDFEDMERRMREGVKLVLLISPHNPVGRVWTKDELERMAELCIQYDALIVSDDIHADFIHEGHEHTVIAKLSEEVANRSIICTSPGKTFNLASLEIANIIIPNDELRGQFKHGLLQAGIHNPTFFSVPALEVAYTACDEWLTELRAYIKDNMAYAQTFIADHMPELAVIEPEGTYLLWIDCTAVSCHEKDLVEWIQEKARVSVSFGSSFGPGGEGFIRVNIATPRHILQEGLERLAAAYPLQR; via the coding sequence ATGACATTTAATTTCGACAAGATGGTCAGCCGGTTTGGCACGAACAGTGCGAAATGGGACGGGATGGCGCAGAGCATGGGGAGCGATATGATCGCTCTCTCCGTGGCGGACATGGATCTGCCAGCACCGCCAATGGTGGTGGATAAGGTCGCGGAGGCCGCACGTCACGGCATTTACGGATATACCGATCCGTTCCCGCCTTACTTCGAAGCTGTCCGCACTTGGCTTGATAAAGCCTATGACTGGCAGGTCGAGCCCGAATGGATCGTATTTTGTCCGCGCATTGTTCAAGCCGTTTCGGTCATTATACAGAAGTTTACGGAGACCGGAGATAGGATTCTTGTCCATACACCTGTTTATCAGCCTATTGCGAAAGCGGTTACGTTAAACGATCGGGTATTGGTTGAAAGTCCGCTTAAGCTAGCGGACGGGCGATACGAGATCGATTTTGAAGATATGGAGCGGCGGATGCGGGAAGGGGTTAAACTGGTCCTGCTCATATCACCGCACAATCCGGTGGGCCGCGTATGGACGAAGGATGAGCTTGAACGCATGGCGGAGCTTTGTATCCAGTATGACGCACTGATTGTGTCCGATGATATCCATGCTGATTTCATTCATGAGGGACACGAGCATACCGTCATTGCGAAGCTGTCCGAAGAGGTTGCGAATCGTTCCATTATCTGTACGTCACCGGGCAAAACCTTTAACCTGGCAAGTCTCGAAATCGCTAACATCATCATTCCCAATGATGAGCTGCGAGGGCAGTTTAAGCACGGTCTGCTGCAGGCCGGAATTCATAATCCTACATTCTTCTCCGTGCCTGCGCTGGAAGTCGCATACACAGCATGTGATGAATGGTTAACGGAACTTCGTGCTTATATCAAAGATAACATGGCTTATGCCCAAACATTCATAGCTGATCATATGCCAGAGCTGGCCGTGATCGAACCTGAAGGGACATATTTGCTGTGGATTGACTGTACGGCCGTGAGCTGCCATGAAAAGGATTTGGTGGAGTGGATACAGGAGAAGGCGCGTGTCAGCGTTAGCTTCGGTTCTTCTTTCGGTCCTGGCGGTGAAGGCTTCATCAGGGTTAACATCGCCACGCCGCGTCATATATTGCAGGAAGGCCTGGAGCGGCTTGCCGCGGCTTATCCGCTACAGCGTTAA